One genomic segment of Manis pentadactyla isolate mManPen7 chromosome 1, mManPen7.hap1, whole genome shotgun sequence includes these proteins:
- the CISH gene encoding cytokine-inducible SH2-containing protein — protein sequence MVLCVQGPCPLLALERIGQQPLGVQSLELPRPAMQPLPAGAFLEEVTEESPAQPESEPKVLDPEEDLLCIAKTFSYLRESGWYWGSITASEARQHLQKMPEGTFLVRDSTHPSYLFTLSVKTTRGPTNVRIEYADSSFRLDSNCLSRPRILAFPDVVSLVQHYVASCTADTRSDSPDPAPSPALPTPKEGAPGAPAPPSPMAAVHLKLVRPFVRRSSGRSLQHLCRLAINRLVADVDCLPLPQRMADYLRQYPFQL from the exons ATGGTCCTGTGTGTCCAGGG ACCCTGTCCTTTGCTGGCTCTGGAGAGGATTGGGCAGCAGCCCCTGGGGGTCCAGTCCCTGGAGCTGCCCAGACCAGCTATGCAGCCTTTGCCTGCTggggccttcctggaggaggtgacagaggagagcccagcccagccagagAGTGAGCCCAAGGTGCTGGACCCCGAGGAGGACCTGCTGTGCATAGCCAAGACCTTCTCCTACCTTCGGGAATCTG GCTGGTATTGGGGTTCCATCACGGCCAGCGAAGCCCGGCAACACCTGCAGAAGATGCCGGAGGGCACGTTCCTGGTACGCGACAGCACCCACCCCAGCTACCTGTTCACGCTGTCAGTCAAAACCACCCGTGGCCCCACCAATGTGCGCATCGAGTACGCCGACTCCAGCTTCCGCCTGGACTCTAACTGCCTGTCCAGGCCACGCATCCTGGCCTTCCCTGACGTGGTCAGCCTCGTACAGCACTATGTGGCCTCCTGCACCGCTGACACCCGAAGTGACAGCCCTGACCCtgcgcccagcccagccctgccgaCCCCTAAGGAAGGTGCGCCTGGAGCGCCAGCACCGCCCAGCCCCATGGCTGCTGTGCACCTGAAGCTGGTGCGGCCCTTTGTGCGCAGGAGCAGTGGCCGCAGCCTACAGCACCTGTGCCGACTCGCCATCAACCGCCTGGTGGCCGACGTGGACTGTCTGCCACTGCCCCAGCGCATGGCTGACTACCTCCGGCAGTACCCCTTCCAGCTCTGA